Proteins from a genomic interval of Brachybacterium vulturis:
- a CDS encoding GNAT family N-acetyltransferase yields MGDPLLAVLDEARRSSGEEAPGPVVRERPADGSELRIVHSACPAVDLPAVIHRELELARELEAEFEWKLYGHDEPPGLAAALRAAGLEPEPREAVLALDLRALPATITERLEQVHEVSSVNVAGLADYERISIESGRKNAQLERARLAASLTAEPEGLQVHVAYRDGVPVSGGRLYLADHGMAELAGGRTVPAYRRRGYFTATVLSRISAAITAGAQTLWVDALPSSAPIFRTLGFAVVTWTEPYLLPGSADSE; encoded by the coding sequence GTGGGTGATCCCCTGCTCGCGGTACTCGATGAAGCCCGGAGATCCTCCGGCGAAGAAGCACCCGGCCCGGTGGTCAGGGAACGTCCTGCTGATGGCTCTGAGCTGAGGATCGTCCACAGCGCGTGTCCGGCGGTGGACCTCCCGGCGGTGATCCACCGTGAGCTCGAACTCGCCAGGGAACTCGAAGCGGAGTTCGAATGGAAGCTCTACGGTCATGACGAACCCCCGGGACTGGCCGCGGCGCTGCGGGCAGCTGGCTTGGAACCGGAACCGCGGGAGGCGGTGCTGGCGCTTGATCTCCGTGCCCTGCCGGCGACCATCACGGAACGGCTTGAACAGGTCCACGAGGTGAGCTCGGTGAACGTCGCAGGGCTTGCCGACTACGAACGGATCTCGATCGAGAGCGGCCGCAAGAACGCCCAGCTGGAGCGGGCGAGGCTCGCCGCGTCGCTGACCGCCGAGCCTGAGGGATTGCAGGTGCATGTGGCGTACCGGGATGGCGTCCCGGTGTCCGGCGGCAGGCTCTACCTTGCAGATCACGGGATGGCTGAGCTGGCCGGTGGCAGGACGGTACCAGCGTACCGGCGTCGGGGATACTTCACGGCGACCGTGCTGAGCCGGATCTCGGCCGCGATCACTGCCGGGGCGCAGACGCTCTGGGTTGATGCGCTGCCGTCTTCGGCGCCGATCTTCCGCACGCTCGGTTTCGCCGTCGTGACGTGGACCGAACCCTACCTGCTGCCCGGCTCCGCGGACTCGGAGTGA
- a CDS encoding sugar-binding transcriptional regulator — translation MNRDSRLDALFTAARMYYEEGQTMEAIAGRFEVSRSTVSRMLRDAREAGLVAISLRPPEAHRVEDLARRISRLYGVQVHVVPAAPGDDERERLRTVAAAGGALLDGMLEPGTTLGIAWGTTMAALLAAVRSRPVPGLRIVQLNGAINVEGSGLTYIATVLARAATRWDATVHQFPVPAFFDFATTREAMWHERSVQRVLATQREATVAVFSVGAFDAEVPSHVYTHNYLTREDLSSLRVDGAVGDVCTVFLRADGTYRDIAMNQRGSGTAPDRLARIPRRLLVASGSRKALPLRAALRAGVATDVVVDELTAASLLALR, via the coding sequence GACGCCCTCTTCACGGCTGCACGGATGTACTACGAGGAGGGTCAGACGATGGAGGCGATCGCGGGGCGCTTCGAGGTGTCGCGCTCGACCGTCTCCCGGATGCTGCGCGATGCCCGCGAGGCCGGGCTGGTGGCGATCTCCCTGCGCCCGCCCGAGGCGCACCGGGTCGAGGACCTGGCCCGGCGGATATCCCGGCTGTACGGGGTGCAGGTGCACGTGGTGCCCGCCGCCCCGGGCGATGACGAGCGCGAACGGCTGCGCACGGTCGCCGCGGCGGGCGGCGCGCTGCTCGACGGGATGCTCGAGCCCGGTACCACCCTGGGCATCGCCTGGGGCACGACGATGGCGGCCCTGCTCGCCGCGGTCCGCTCGCGCCCGGTCCCGGGGCTGCGGATCGTGCAGCTCAACGGTGCCATCAACGTCGAGGGCTCGGGGCTCACCTATATCGCCACGGTGCTCGCCCGGGCGGCGACGCGGTGGGATGCGACCGTGCACCAGTTCCCGGTGCCGGCCTTCTTCGATTTCGCCACGACGCGGGAGGCGATGTGGCATGAGCGCTCGGTGCAGCGGGTGCTGGCGACGCAGCGCGAGGCCACGGTCGCCGTGTTCAGCGTGGGCGCCTTCGATGCGGAGGTCCCCAGCCACGTCTACACCCACAACTATCTGACCCGCGAGGATTTGAGCTCGCTGCGGGTCGATGGGGCGGTCGGGGACGTGTGCACCGTGTTCCTGCGGGCCGACGGCACTTACCGCGACATCGCGATGAACCAGCGCGGCTCGGGCACCGCCCCGGACCGGCTGGCGCGGATCCCACGGCGCCTGCTGGTGGCCTCGGGATCCCGAAAGGCGCTCCCCCTGCGGGCCGCCCTGCGCGCGGGTGTCGCGACCGACGTGGTCGTCGACGAGCTCACCGCCGCGAGCCTCCTCGCCTTGCGCTGA
- a CDS encoding ASCH domain-containing protein — MTAENIARFWADVRSTLLSRPVGGGAITLELPEEPPEAWAFGATPEHADGLLALVLEGTKTGTASSLADCDAEGESIPAIGDLSIILDGAEAPRAVLEVTAIDVLSFEDVTEEHAHAEGEHDRTLASWRSIHESFWREHSAQGFAPDMLVACERFRVIFPVTDARR, encoded by the coding sequence GTGACTGCAGAGAACATCGCCCGGTTCTGGGCCGACGTACGCTCCACCCTCCTCAGCCGGCCTGTCGGCGGGGGCGCCATCACTCTGGAGCTGCCGGAAGAGCCGCCCGAGGCCTGGGCTTTCGGTGCGACCCCGGAGCACGCCGACGGTCTGCTCGCTCTCGTGCTCGAGGGCACCAAGACGGGGACGGCATCGTCGCTCGCGGACTGTGACGCAGAGGGCGAGTCGATCCCGGCGATCGGTGACCTCTCGATCATCCTCGACGGCGCCGAAGCGCCCCGCGCAGTCCTCGAGGTCACGGCCATCGACGTGTTGTCGTTCGAAGATGTCACCGAGGAGCACGCCCACGCCGAGGGCGAGCATGATCGGACGCTCGCCTCCTGGCGCAGCATCCACGAGTCCTTCTGGCGCGAGCACTCGGCTCAGGGTTTCGCGCCGGATATGCTCGTGGCCTGCGAACGCTTCCGGGTGATCTTCCCCGTGACCGATGCTCGGCGCTGA